One genomic segment of Triplophysa rosa linkage group LG22, Trosa_1v2, whole genome shotgun sequence includes these proteins:
- the nf1b gene encoding neurofibromin isoform X2, with amino-acid sequence MAAQKPVEWVQAVITRFDEQLPVKVGVQNTHTKISTEHNKECLINISRYKFSLVISGLTNILKNVNNMRIFGETAEKNLYLSQLIILDTLEKCLSGQPKDSMRLDEMMLVKQLLPEICHFIHTYREGNQHAAELRHSACGVLFSLSCSNFNAVFSRISTRLQELTVCSEDNVDVHDIELIQHINVDCCKLKRLLQETVFKFKALKKPAQLSVIYNLEKAFWNWVENYPDEFTMLYQRPQADMAECAEKLFDLVDSFAENAKRKAAVWPLQIILLILCPDITQDMSRETPEDSKDNKKLFLENLRKALTGHGGSKQLTESAAIACIKLCKASTYINWEDHSVIFLLVQSIVVDLKGLLFNPTKPFSRGTGSQSADVDLMIDCFVSCFRINPHNNQQFKVCLASSSPPIFHLVLVNSLHRIITNSPLDWWPKIDTVYCYSGELRLMFAETLGRVVQGCSSHAPLRSTPSLTFKEKMSSLKFKEKATDLDTRSHKYLLLALVKLIHLDPKLMLYNPGKPGQDVHGSTTELITGLMQLVPLANMGDISQEAMEALLVLHQPDSIELWNPDAPMETFWDVSSQVLFFICKKLFGHQLINSTEILKWLREILICRNKFLLRNKDRVTAGGNIAICRQAQTKLEVCIHMFLWSPDMEAVLVAMSCFRYLCEEAEIRCSAEDIPVQSLLANYNTFMEFASISNMMITGRSALQKRVMALLRRIELPTPGNTEAWEDTHAKWEHATKLILSHPKTKLEDSQEWINMTGFLCALGGVCLQRNTSALATYSPPMGMLNDRKGSMVSMSSCEGNPETPLGRFLDRLLSLMVCSHEKGHQIRTNVKDLVGLELSPALYPMLFNKLKNSISRFFDAQGPVPINETNTQFVVHTIAIMKNLLDNHTEGSSEHLGQASIETMMLNLVRYVRILGNMVHAIQIKTKLCQLVDVMMKRRDDLSFCQEMKFRNKMVEYLTDWVMGTSNQAADDDVKCLTRDLDQASMEAVVSLLAGLPLQPEEGDGVELMEAKSQLFLKYFTLFMNLLNDCSEVEDEGQQVVGRKRGMSRRLASLRHCTVLAMSNLLNANVDSGLMHSIGLGYHKDLHTRATFMEVLTKILQQGTEFDTLAETALADRFERLVELVTMMGDQGELPIAMALANVVPCSQWDELARVLVTLFDSRHLLYQLLWNMFSKEVELADSMQTLFRGNSLASKIMTFCFKVYGATYLQKLLEPLLRRVLTGSEWQMLSFEVDSTRLEAGESLEENQRNLLRMTDRFFQAIMNSSGEFPPQLRSVCHCLFQVVSQRFPQNSIGAVGSAMFLRFVNPAIVSPYEAGILHKKPPPRIERGLKLMSKILQSIANHVLFTKEEHMRPFNDFVKSNFDAARRFFLDIASDCPASDSLNHSLSFISDGNVLALHRLLWNNQEKIGQYLSSNRDHKAVGRRPFDKMATLLAYLGPPEHKPVADTHWSSLNLTSSKFEEFMTRHQVHEKDEFKALKTLNIFYQAGTSKNGNPVFYYVTRRFKTGQINGDLLIYHVLLTLKPYYAKPYELVVDLTHAGPSNRFKTDFLSKWFVVFPGFAYENVAAIYIYNCNTWVREYTKYHERLLTGLKGSKKLLFIESPSRLAEFVEPEQQKLPAATLALEEDLKVFHNALKLAHKDTKVSIKVGSTAVQVTSAERTRVLGQSVFLNDIYYASEIEEICLVDENQFTLTIANQGTPLTFMHQECESIVHSIIHIRTRWELSQPDSIPQHTKIRPKDVPGTLLNIALLNLGSSDPSLRSAAYNLLCALTCTFNLKIEGQLLETSGLCIPANNTLFIVSISKTLAANEPHLTLEFLEECISGFSKSSIELKHLCLEYMTPWLLNLVRFCKHSDDAKRQRVTAILDKLITMTINEKQMYPSIQAKIWGSLGQITDLLDVVLDSFIKTSATGGLGSIKAEVMADTAVALASGNVKLVSSKVIIRMCKIIDKTCLSPTPTLEQHLMWDDIAILARYMLMLSFNNSLDVAAHLPYLFHVVTLLVATGPLSLRASTHGLVINIIHSLCTCSQLSFSEETKEVLRLSLTEFSLPKFYLLFGISKVKSAAVIAFRSSYRDRSFSPGSYERETFALSSLETVTEALLEIMEACMRDIPGCKWLDQWTDLAQKFAFQYNPSLQPRALVVFGCISKRVTHAQIKQIIRILSKASPLLSIDRGLESCLKSPDNCNSQVLIEATVIALTKLQPLLNKDSLMHKALFWVAIAVLQLDEVNLYSAGTALLEQNLHTLDSLRVFNDKSPEEVFMEIRQPLEWHCKQMDHFVGLNFNSNFNFALVGHLLKGFRHPSPSTVARTIRILHMLLALVGKHLNCDKFEVNTQSVAYLAALLPVSEEVRSRCSLKHRKLLLTDVTLENVALETYTVHHEDPSCRTLRESQPWASPKVSERYLVAHYPIVGQISPRTRKSMSLDMGQPSQVNTKKLLGTRKSFDHLISDTKAPKRPEMESGITTPPKMRRVAENEYEIETQRISQHHHLRKVSVSESNVLLNEEVLTDPKIQALLLTVLATQVKNTSDEFEQRILYEFLAEATVVFPKVFPVVHNLLDSKINTLLSLCQDPNLLNPVHGIVQSVVYHEESPPQYQTSYLQTFGFNGLWRFAGPFSKQTQFPNYAELIVKFLDALIDTYLPGIDEETSEEGLRTPTSPYPPPVQSQLSITANLNLSNSMTSLAPSQHGPGIDKEKVDLSPTTGLSASGRTRHGSASQVQKQRSTGSFKRPSIKNIV; translated from the exons CTTCCTGTTAAAGTTGGCGTccagaacacacacaccaaaatcAGCACGGAGCACAATAAAGAATGTCTCATCAACATCTCCAGATACAAATTCTCTCTGGTCATCAGTGGACTCACCAACATACTCAAAAACGTCAATAACATG AGAATATTTGGTGAGACTGCAGAGAAGAACCTCTACCTGTCCCAGCTAATCATTTTGGACACACTTGAGAAGTGCCTGTCAGGG CAACCGAAAGACAGCATGCGTCTAGACGAGATGATGCTGGTGAAGCAGCTACTGCCTGAGATCTGTCATTTCATCCACACGTACCGCGAGGGAAACCAGCACGCAGCCGAGCTGCGCCACTCAGCCTGTGGGGTTCTGTTCTCTCTCAGCTGCAGTAACTTCAACGCCGTCTTCAGTCGCATCTCTACCAG GTTGCAGGAATTGACCGTCTGCTCTGAAGATAACGTAGACGTGCACGACATCGAGCTCATTCAGCACATCAATGTGGACTGTTGTAAACTCAAACGCCTCCTGCAAG AAACTGTGTTTAAATTCAAAGCCTTGAAGAAGCCGGCACAGCTGAGCGTCATCTATAATCTAgagaag GCATTCTGGAACTGGGTGGAGAATTATCCTGATGAATTCACAATGTTGTACCAGAGGCCACAGGCGGACATGGCCG aGTGTGCAGAGAAGCTGTTTGATCTGGTGGATAGTTTTGCTGAGAACGCAAAGAGGAAGGCGGCTGTGTGGCCCCTGCAGATCATCCTCCTCATCCTCTGCCCTGACATCACTCAAGACATGTCCAGAGAAACCCCAGAGGACTCCAAAGACAACAAG AAGCTATTCCTGGAGAATCTACGGAAAGCCTTGACTGGTCACGGTGGGAGCAAACAGCTTACGGAGAGCGCGGCCATCGCCTGCATCAAACTGTGTAAAGCTTCCACCTACATTAACTGGGAGGATCACTCTGTCATCTTCCTGCTCGTGCAGTCCATCGTGGTGGACCTGAAG GGGCTGCTTTTTAACCCGACAAAGCCGTTTTCCAGAGGCACGGGGAGTCAGAGTGCAGACGTGGATTTGATGATCGACTGTTTCGTTTCCTGTTTCAGAATCAACCCGCACAACAATCAGCAGTTTAAG GTGTGTTTGGCGTCGTCCTCGCCCCCCATCTTCCATTTAGTGCTGGTGAATTCTCTGCACAGGATCATCACCAAC TCCCCTCTGGACTGGTGGCCGAAGATCGATACGGTGTACTGTTACTCGGGAGAGCTGCGTCTCATGTTTGCAGAGACTCTGGGGCGAGTCGTGCAGGGCTGCAGCAGTCACGCCCCTTTACGCTCGACACCG AGCTTGAcgtttaaagaaaaaatgagCAGTCTGAAGTTCAAAGAGAAAGCCACAGATCTGGACACCAGGAGTCACAAGTATCTGCTCTTGGCTTTGGTGAAGCTCATTCACTTGGATCCCAAACTCATGCTATAC AATCCAGGTAAACCGGGTCAGGACGTCCACGGCAGCACGACGGAGCTCATCACAGGCCTGATGCAGCTCGTACCTCTGGCCAACATGGGGGATATTTCCCAGGAGGCCATGGAG GCTCTGTTGGTCCTTCATCAGCCCGACAGCATTGAGCTGTGGAACCCAGATGCTCCTATGGAAACGTTCTGGGATGTCAG TTCTCAGGTCCTGTTCTTCATCTGCAAGAAGCTGTTTGGCCATCAGTTGATCAACAGCACAGAGATTCTCAAGTGGCTGCGAGAGATTCTCATCTGCAGGAACAAATTCCTCCTCAGGAACAAG GACCGTGTCACAGCGGGTGGCAACATCGCCATCTGCAGGCAGGCCCAGACCAAGCTGGAGGTTTGTATCCACATGTTCCTGTGGAGTCCAGACATGGAGGCAGTTCTGGTGGCCATGTCCTGTTTCCGTTATCTGTGTGAGGAGGCAGAGATCCGCTGTAGTGCTGAGGACATCCCAGTGCAGTCACTCCTGGCCAATTACAACACATTTATGGAGTTTGCGTCCATCAGTAACATGATGATTACAG GCCGTTCAGCTCTCCAAAAAAGAGTAATGGCTTTACTTCGGAGGATTGAGCTGCCCACCCCAGGAAACACAGAG GCCTGGGAGGACACGCATGCTAAATGGGAGCATGCCACCAAATTAATATTAAGCCACCCGAAAACGAAACTGGAGGACAGTCAG GAATGGATCAATATGActggtttcctgtgtgcgctgGGTGGCGTGTGCTTGCAGAGGAACACGTCTGCTCTCGCCACCTACAGTCCTCCCATGGGCATGTTGAATGATCGCAAGGGTTCCATGGTCTCCATGTCCTCCTGTGAGGGGAACCCGGAGACGCCCCTGGGCAGGTTCTTGGACCGACTGCTGTCTCTGATGGTGTGCAGTCACGAGAAGGGCCATCAGATCCGTACTAACGTCAAAGACCTGGTGGGGCTGGAGCTCAGTCCTGCGCTGTACCCTATGCTCTTCAACAAGCTCAAAAACAGCATCAGCAGATTCTTCGATGCGCAGGGGCCG GTGCCAATAAATGAGACCAACACACAGTTTGTGGTGCATACCATCGCAATCATGAAGAACCTTTTAGATAACCACACAGAGGGCAGTTCAGAGCATCTGGGTCAAGCCAGCATTGAAACAATGATGCTCAATCTGGTCAG GTACGTGCGGATCCTGGGCAACATGGTCCACGCCATTCAGATCAAAACCAAACTGTGCCAGCTGGTGGACGTGATGATGAAGCGTAGAGATGATCTCTCCTTCTGTCAGGAGATGAAGTTCAG gaACAAGATGGTGGAGTATTTGACAGACTGGGTGATGGGAACGTCTAACCAAGCAGCCGACGACGATGTGAAGTGTCTCACCAG ggaTCTGGACCAGGCGAGTATGGAGGCGGTGGTGTCTCTGTTAGCCGGTCTCCCCCTGCAGCCAGAGGAGGGTGATGGTGTGGAGCTGATGGAGGCCAAATCACAGCTGTTCCTCAA GTACTTCACTCTGTTCATGAACCTGCTGAATGACTGCAGTGAAGTGGAGGATGAGGGTCAGCAGGTGGTCGGCCGCAAGCGAGGGATGTCCAGGCGGTTGGCGTCGCTACGTCACTGTACCGTTCTGGCGATGTCCAACCTGCTCAATGCCAATGTGGACAGCGGCCTCATGCATTCCATCG GTCTGGGCTATCATAAGGACCTGCACACCCGGGCCACTTTTATGGAGGTCCTCACAAAGATTCTGCAGCAGGGGACGGAGTTTGACACGCTGGCTGAAACCGCTCTGGCCGACCGTTTCGAGAGGCTTGTGGAACTCGTCACGATGATGGGCGACCAGGGGGAGTTACCTATCGCCATGGCGTTGGCCAATGTGGTGCCTTGTTCCCAGTGG GATGAACTGGCTCGTGTCCTGGTCACTCTCTTTGACTCGAGACATCTGTTGTATCAGCTCCTGTGGAACATGTTCTCTAAGGAGGTGGAGTTGGCAGATTCCATGCAGACTCTGTTTCGTGGAAACAGCCTGGCCAGTAAAATCATGACCTTCTGTTTTAAG GTGTACGGTGCTACGTACCTCCAGAAGTTATTGGAGCCGTTGCTCAGGAGGGTTCTCACAGGATCTGAGTGGCAGATGTTAAGCTTTGAGGTGGATTCCACGAG ACTGGAGGCCGGTGAGAGTTTAGAGGAGAACCAGCGTAATCTTCTCCGGATGACCGATCGCTTCTTTCAGGCCATAATGAACTCTTCTGGAGAGTTTCCCCCTCAGCTCCGCAGCGTCTGTCACTGTCTCTTTCAG GTGGTCAGTCAGCGGTTTCCTCAGAACAGTATTGGAGCTGTGGGTAGCGCCATGTTCTTACGATTTGTCAACCCAGCGATAGTCTCGCCATATGAAGCTGGGATTCTCCATAAGAAGCCTCCACCCAGGATAGAGAGAGGCCTTAAACTTATGTCAAAG ATTCTCCAAAGTATCGCCAACCATGTTTTGTTTACAAAGGAGGAGCACATGAGGCCTTTTAATGACTTTGTGAAGAGTAATTTTGATGCGGCACGAAG GTTTTTTCTTGACATTGCCTCTGACTGCCCAGCGAGCGACTCTCTGAACCACAGTCTGTCCTTCATAAGCGATGGGAACGTGTTGGCCCTACACCGGCTGCTGTGGAACAATCAAGAGAAAATCGGCCAGTATTTGTCCAGTAACAG GGATCATAAAGCTGTCGGGCGAAGGCCTTTTGATAAGATGGCCACCTTGCTGGCTTACCTGGGTCCCCCCGAACACAAACCCGTGGCGGACACTCACTGGTCAAGCCTGAATCTCACCAGCTCCAAATTTGAGGAGTTTATGACCAG ACATCAGGTGCATGAGAAAGATGAGTTTAAAGCGCTGAAGACTCTTAATATCTTTTATCAGGCTGGAACCTCAAAGAATGGAAACCCAGTGTTTTACTATGTCACCCGCAG ATTCAAGACGGGCCAGATAAACGGGGATTTACTCATCTACCACGTCCTTCTCACTCTCAAACCTTACTACGCCAAACCCTACGAGTTGGTGGTGGACTTGACGCACGCCGGCCCCAGCAACCGCTTCAAGACAGACTTCCTCTCCAAATGGTTTGTCGTCTTTCCCGGATTTGCTTACGAGAACGTGGCCGCCATCTACATCTATAACTGTAACACCTGGGTACGGGAATACACCAAATACCACGAGAGACTGCTGACAGGTCTCAAGGGCAGTAAGAAGTTACTCTTCATTGAATCGCCTTCGAGGTTGGCTGAGTTTGTGGAACCGGAGCAACAGAAGCTTCCTGCTGCTACTCTTGCGCTGGAGGAAGATCTGAAAGTCTTTCATAATGCCCTGAAACTGGCTCACAAGGACACTAAGGTGTCCATTAAG GTGGGCAGTACGGCCGTGCAGGTGACGTCAGCTGAGCGGACGCGAGTCCTGGGTCAGTCTGTGTTCCTCAATGACATCTACTACGCCTCTGAGATCGAGGAGATCTGTCTGGTGGATGAGAATCAGTTCACGCTGACCATCGCCAACCAGGGCACGCCACTGACCTTCATGCACCAGGAGTGCGAAAGCATCGTTCACTCCATCATCCACATCCGCACGCGCTGGGAGCTGTCCCAGCCCGACTCCATCCCCCAGCATACCAAAATCAGACCCAAAGATGTTCCCGGCACGCTGCTCAACATCGCCCTGCTCAACTTGGGAAGCTCTGACCCCAGTTTAAG GTCTGCGGCTTATAACCTCCTGTGTGCCTTAACCTGCACCTTTAACCTGAAGATTGAAGGCCAACTTCTGGAGACCTCTGGACTTTGCATCCCTGCCAATAACACTCTTTTCATCGTGTCCATCAGTAAGACTCTGGCAGCCAATGAGCCTCACCTGACGCTGGAGTTCTTAGAGGAATGCATCTCTGGCTTCAGCAAATCCA GTATAGAACTGAAACATCTGTGTTTGGAGTATATGACTCCCTGGCTGTTAAACCTGGTGCGCTTCTGCAAGCACAGCGATGATGCCAAACGCCAACGGGTCACTGCCATTCTGGACAAACTCATTACCATGACAATAAACGAAAAGCAGATGTATCCCTCAATACAAGCCAAGATCTGGGGCAGCTTGGGACAG ATAACAGATCTGCTCGATGTTGTTCTGGacagttttataaaaacaagtgCCACCGGAGGTCTCGGATCCATTAAAGCTGAAGTGATGGCAGACACTGCCGTGGCTTTGGCCTCTGGCAACGTCAAGCTGGTGTCCAGCAAG GTGATTATTCGGATGTGTAAAATCATCGATAAGACATGTCTGTCCCCTACACCCACCCTAGAACAACACCTGATGTGGGACGATATCGCCATCTTGGCCAGGTACATGCTCATGCTGTCCTTCAACAACTCTCTTGACGTGGCCGCCCACCTGCCCTACCTCTTCCATGTCGTGACCCTGCTGGTTGCCACGGGACCTTTGTCGCTCCGGGCGTCCACGCACGGCCTGGTCATCAACATCATCCACTCGCTCTGCACGTGCTCCCAGCTGAGcttcagtg AGGAGACCAAGGAGGTTCTGCGTTTAAGTCTGACAGAGTTCTCGTTGCCGAAGTTTTACCTGCTGTTTGGCATCAGCAAGGTCAAATCGGCTGCGGTCATCGCCTTTCGTTCCAGCTACAGAGATCGATCCTTTTCTCCAGGCTCCTATGAGAGAGAGACGTTTGCTCTGTCATCACTAGAGACTGTTACAGAGGCATTACTAGAGATCATGGAG GCCTGTATGAGGGACATTCCAGGCTGTAAATGGCTGGATCAGTGGACCGATCTGGCACAAAA GTTTGCGTTTCAGTATAATCCGTCCCTGCAGCCGCGAGCTCTTGTCGTGTTCGGCTGCATCAGTAAACGTGTGACACACGCCCAGATCAAACAAATCATACGGATCCTGAGCAAGGCCAGCCCTCTCCTCAGCATCGATCGG gGTTTAGAGAGCTGTCTGAAAAGTCCTGATAACTGTAACAGTCAGGTGCTTATTGAAGCTACAGTCATCGCTCTTACAAAACTCCAGCCTCTGCTTAACAAG GACTCACTGATGCACAAAGCTCTGTTCTGGGTCGCCATTGCCGTGCTGCAGTTGGATGAAGTGAATCTTTACTCGGCCGGGACCGCTCTGCTGGAACAGAACCTGCACACGCTCGACAGTCTGCGAGTCTTTAATGACAAG AGTCCTGAGGAGGTGTTTATGGAAATCCGACAGCCTTTGGAATGGCACTGTAAACAGATGGACCATTTTGTGGGTCTCAACTTTAACTCAAACTTTAACTTTGCTCTAGTTGGACATCTACTCAAAG GCTTCAGGCACCCGTCCCCATCCACAGTGGCACGCACGATTCGTATCCTGCACATGCTTCTGGCCTTGGTAGGCAAACACCTGAACTGTGATAAGTTTGAGGTGAACACACAGAGCGTGGCATATCTGGCTG CTCTCCTCCCGGTGTCAGAGGAAGTGCGCAGCCGCTGCAGTCTGAAACACAGGAAGTTGTTACTGACCGATGTCACCTTGGAGAATGTTGCTTTGGAAACGTACACTGTGCATCATGAGGACCCCAGCTGCAG GACGCTGCGGGAAAGCCAGCCGTGGGCATCGCCAAAAGTCTCAGAACGGTACCTGGTGGCACATTACCCCATAGTGGGTCAGATCAGCCCACGTACACGCAAATCCATGAGCCTGGACATGGGGCAGCCTTCTCAGGTCAACACCAAGAAGTTACTGG GCACCAGAAAAAGTTTTGACCATCTGATATCAGACACCAAAGCACCGAAGAGGCCTGAAATGGAATCGGGTATTACAACACCACCCAAGATGAGGAGAGTAGCTGAAAATGAGTATGAAATTG AAACCCAAAGAATTTCCCAGCATCACCATCTGCGCAAGGTCTCTGTGTCCGAGTCTAACGTTCTTCTTAATGAGGAGGTTCTCACAGATCCCAAAATCCAGGCACTTCTTCTGACCGTACTG GCCACTCAGGTGAAAAACACGTCTGATGAGTTTGAACAGAGGATCCTGTATGAGTTTCTAGCTGAGGCCACTGTTGTGTTTCCAAAGGTCTTTCCTGTCGT TCACAATCTCCTGGATTCAAAGATTAATACTTTGCTGTCACTGTGCCAAGACCCGAATCTTCTGAATCCGGTTCATGGAATTGTGCAGAGTGTAGTTTATCATGAAGAGTCTCCACCTCAGTACCAAACGTCCTACCTGCAAA CTTTCGGGTTTAATGGACTCTGGAGATTTGCTGGTCCTTTCTCTAAG